One window of Pseudomonas sp. ML2-2023-3 genomic DNA carries:
- a CDS encoding endonuclease/exonuclease/phosphatase family protein: MPAEDVVGNTLLSATTATAPAVHQIKVLTVNTHKGFTVFNRRFILPELREAVRSTDADLVFLQEVLGEHDKHASRYEDWPATSQYEFLADSMWSDFAYGRNAVYPDGHHGNALLSKYPIKASRNLDVSITGPERRGLLHCVLDVPGHSNVHAICVHLSLLESHRQLQIVLLNQLLKSLPPDEPVIIAGDFNDWKQQGNAALRQRDDLHEVFERHHGQVAKTYPARWPLLRLDRIYLRNATSHDPKILGNKPWTHLSDHLPLAVEVHL; encoded by the coding sequence ATGCCCGCTGAAGATGTTGTCGGCAATACACTTTTATCTGCCACTACGGCAACAGCGCCTGCTGTCCATCAAATCAAGGTACTGACGGTCAATACGCACAAGGGATTCACCGTCTTCAACCGTCGCTTCATCCTCCCTGAACTGCGCGAAGCGGTGCGCAGTACCGACGCCGACCTGGTGTTTCTGCAGGAAGTGCTCGGCGAGCATGACAAACACGCATCGCGCTACGAAGACTGGCCAGCCACCTCGCAGTACGAGTTTCTCGCCGACAGTATGTGGAGCGACTTCGCCTACGGCCGTAACGCCGTGTATCCAGATGGTCATCACGGGAATGCCCTGCTGTCCAAGTACCCGATCAAGGCCTCGCGCAATCTCGATGTGTCCATCACCGGGCCTGAACGGCGCGGCCTGCTGCATTGCGTCCTGGACGTGCCGGGCCATAGCAATGTGCACGCCATTTGCGTGCATTTGAGCCTGTTGGAAAGCCATCGCCAGCTACAGATCGTACTGCTTAACCAACTGCTCAAATCCCTGCCGCCTGATGAGCCGGTCATCATTGCCGGGGACTTCAACGACTGGAAGCAACAAGGCAATGCGGCCCTGCGCCAACGGGACGACCTGCACGAAGTGTTCGAGCGCCATCATGGCCAGGTGGCCAAAACCTACCCGGCGCGCTGGCCGCTGCTGCGTCTGGACCGCATCTACTTGCGCAATGCCACCAGCCACGACCCAAAGATCCTCGGCAACAAGCCGTGGACGCATTTATCGGATCATTTGCCGCTGGCGGTTGAGGTGCATTTGTAG